In Dyadobacter subterraneus, a single genomic region encodes these proteins:
- a CDS encoding glycosyltransferase family 4 protein encodes MRVLVIHNQLWAHYKSKLFSEIYQNILATSPESEYLVVHIALYEASRSVMQDDEAIKYDYPYRVLFQTSLDQVNFGDRLKALFKSFDEFKPTVLNVTGWFDYAQVLLMIYARAKGVKIVLSSESSSMDHNRSSLKEKIKSWIVNRADAFFCFGKSSADYLLTLGIKPSQIAVTNAAVIDEDVIKANFDQARNQNFEINSSKRSRNFVYVGRLAEEKNLDLLIRAFIAAIENNKNSSDWKLLFVGDGPSKEKLKEISGAYADIGTIEFAGGHPWYKVPAWLAKSDVLILPSKSEPWGLVVNEAMVCGMPVIVSEKCGCAEDLVSNGINGFLFNPESQSELETALKFFLDHPDKIDFMGKESLKIIQPFSSKTVAKEMVNCYRNLR; translated from the coding sequence ATGCGGGTTTTAGTGATTCACAATCAGTTATGGGCGCATTATAAGTCGAAACTTTTCAGTGAGATTTATCAGAATATACTGGCTACCAGTCCCGAAAGTGAATATCTGGTAGTCCATATTGCGCTTTACGAAGCCAGTCGCAGCGTAATGCAAGATGATGAGGCGATAAAATACGACTATCCTTACCGCGTTTTATTTCAAACCAGCCTCGATCAGGTTAATTTCGGAGACAGACTGAAAGCGCTGTTTAAATCTTTTGATGAATTTAAACCGACTGTTTTAAATGTTACCGGATGGTTTGATTACGCACAGGTTTTATTGATGATCTACGCCCGGGCGAAAGGTGTTAAAATAGTATTGTCGTCCGAATCTTCTTCAATGGACCATAATCGCTCGTCTTTGAAGGAAAAAATCAAAAGCTGGATTGTAAACCGCGCGGATGCTTTTTTCTGTTTTGGAAAATCGTCCGCTGATTATCTTTTAACTTTGGGTATCAAACCATCCCAGATAGCTGTAACCAATGCCGCTGTGATTGACGAAGATGTGATAAAAGCGAATTTTGATCAGGCCAGAAATCAAAACTTTGAAATAAATTCGTCAAAAAGATCCCGGAATTTCGTTTATGTGGGCAGGCTGGCGGAAGAGAAAAATCTGGATTTACTGATCAGAGCATTCATTGCTGCCATAGAAAACAATAAAAATTCATCTGACTGGAAATTACTTTTTGTAGGAGACGGTCCGTCCAAAGAAAAATTAAAGGAAATATCCGGAGCATATGCCGACATCGGGACTATTGAATTTGCCGGCGGACATCCATGGTATAAAGTTCCTGCCTGGCTGGCAAAAAGCGATGTACTAATTTTACCAAGTAAATCAGAACCGTGGGGATTGGTCGTTAACGAAGCCATGGTTTGTGGCATGCCCGTCATTGTTTCTGAAAAATGCGGCTGCGCAGAAGATTTGGTCAGCAACGGAATCAACGGATTTTTATTTAATCCTGAAAGCCAGTCTGAACTCGAAACTGCATTAAAGTTTTTCCTTGATCATCCTGATAAAATTGATTTTATGGGAAAAGAATCATTAAAAATAATACAACCATTTTCATCAAAAACCGTAGCCAAAGAAATGGTAAACTGTTACAGGAATCTGCGTTAG
- a CDS encoding glycosyltransferase yields MRILNICAYTWAIGGPARIIYDHTNEVLAQGHQVDILSPMTPGEKMYPVPEGARLIECKRTTPISNFYREFSIEMYDYLKKHINEYDIIHMHGIWHFGSLAPFLIPHKAALVITIHGLLDKWAVAHSKWKKDLVTLLYQKRLLGKADLIQINNTDEEEDVIRYLGYRPANMVIVPNGMKVSEYINLPEKGIFRKKHGIDPSKQMILFMGRLNIKKGLDLLLPAFQQIHEKLPNAVLILAGPDDGYLSETEQFIRNNNLSEKIKLVGMLTDTVKKEALSDADLFVLPSYSEGFSIAVLEAMTSKVPALVSDRVGFGDYIKKYNAAYLTPLTSEGVAEGLLKILQDKNYADELRKQAFTMVTDNFDIKVVANQLLEEYKKIKKI; encoded by the coding sequence ATGCGAATTCTGAACATATGTGCTTACACGTGGGCAATCGGCGGACCTGCAAGAATTATTTATGACCATACCAACGAAGTGTTGGCCCAGGGTCATCAGGTTGATATTTTAAGTCCGATGACACCCGGCGAAAAAATGTATCCCGTTCCGGAAGGCGCAAGATTAATTGAATGCAAAAGAACGACACCGATCAGTAATTTCTACCGGGAATTTTCAATCGAGATGTACGACTATCTCAAAAAGCACATTAACGAATATGACATTATTCATATGCACGGAATATGGCATTTTGGAAGTTTGGCGCCGTTTCTAATACCGCATAAAGCTGCGTTGGTCATCACAATCCACGGTTTGCTTGATAAATGGGCCGTTGCACATAGTAAGTGGAAAAAAGACCTGGTGACTTTACTTTATCAAAAAAGATTGTTGGGCAAAGCTGATTTAATTCAGATTAACAATACGGACGAAGAAGAAGATGTAATCCGCTATCTGGGTTACCGGCCGGCCAATATGGTCATTGTGCCAAACGGAATGAAAGTGTCGGAATACATCAATTTACCGGAAAAGGGGATTTTCCGTAAAAAACATGGAATAGATCCTTCCAAACAAATGATCTTGTTCATGGGCCGTCTGAACATAAAAAAAGGGCTTGACTTGCTGTTACCTGCTTTTCAGCAGATTCATGAGAAATTGCCCAATGCAGTTCTTATTCTTGCCGGCCCGGATGACGGCTATTTGTCAGAAACCGAGCAATTTATCAGAAATAACAACTTGTCAGAAAAGATAAAGCTGGTAGGAATGTTGACTGATACGGTCAAAAAAGAGGCATTGTCAGATGCAGATTTGTTCGTACTTCCCTCCTATTCCGAAGGATTTTCCATTGCAGTTTTGGAAGCAATGACTTCAAAAGTTCCTGCACTTGTTTCGGATCGCGTAGGTTTTGGGGATTATATCAAAAAATACAATGCCGCCTATCTTACGCCTCTGACCAGTGAAGGGGTCGCCGAAGGTCTTCTTAAAATATTGCAAGATAAAAATTATGCAGATGAACTAAGAAAACAAGCCTTCACAATGGTCACAGATAATTTTGATATAAAAGTCGTAGCAAACCAATTATTGGAAGAGTACAAGAAAATTAAAAAAATATAG
- a CDS encoding glycosyltransferase family 2 protein, with the protein MVDLSVIILTNNESKHIGRCIKSLQLITDKIFIIDSFSTDNTVAIAEELGATVIQNPWVSYAFQFNFGIRNNPFQTQWLMRMDADEYITPELAEELKISLSGIQENISGLYVKRRVYFMDQWINHGGYYPIWLLRIWRRGLGVCEELWMDEHIKLSSGTTAQLQHDIVDHNLNNLTWWTQKHNNYAIREVIDLLNIKYNFGNKETVTPNFWGSQEQRTRYLKIKYANLPLFTRPFLYFVFRFIIKGGFLDGKKGLIWHFLQGFWYRFLVDAKIYEVYQRAGKEKENIVSHFRTEYGKDLQSPNQSVKI; encoded by the coding sequence ATGGTTGATTTATCCGTCATCATTTTAACGAATAATGAATCAAAACACATCGGGCGTTGTATCAAAAGCCTTCAGTTAATTACTGATAAAATCTTCATTATAGATTCATTTTCAACGGATAACACGGTTGCGATTGCAGAAGAATTGGGCGCTACCGTAATTCAGAATCCGTGGGTCTCCTACGCTTTTCAATTTAATTTCGGAATTCGGAATAATCCTTTTCAGACTCAGTGGCTGATGCGGATGGATGCGGATGAATACATTACTCCCGAACTTGCAGAAGAATTGAAAATATCACTTTCAGGTATCCAGGAAAATATTTCCGGTCTCTATGTGAAAAGGCGTGTATATTTTATGGATCAGTGGATCAATCATGGAGGATACTATCCGATATGGCTTCTGCGGATCTGGCGTCGCGGATTGGGCGTTTGTGAAGAACTCTGGATGGATGAGCATATCAAGTTGAGCAGCGGTACAACGGCTCAGCTTCAACACGATATCGTGGATCATAATCTTAATAATCTGACCTGGTGGACGCAAAAACATAATAATTATGCAATACGGGAGGTAATAGATTTATTAAATATAAAATATAACTTTGGGAATAAAGAAACGGTAACGCCAAATTTCTGGGGGAGTCAGGAACAACGCACCCGTTATTTGAAAATTAAATACGCAAACCTTCCTCTCTTTACACGTCCATTTCTATATTTTGTATTCAGATTTATCATAAAAGGGGGATTTCTGGATGGCAAAAAGGGATTGATCTGGCATTTTTTGCAAGGATTTTGGTATCGTTTTTTAGTGGATGCCAAGATATACGAAGTTTACCAGAGGGCTGGAAAGGAAAAAGAAAATATTGTTTCACATTTTAGGACAGAATATGGAAAAGACCTCCAGAGCCCAAACCAGTCTGTCAAAATATAA
- a CDS encoding WcaF family extracellular polysaccharide biosynthesis acetyltransferase — protein sequence MEKTSRAQTSLSKYNNSWYKPGSKLKQLAWHVTGRIFVNTYLPIPMFIKALVLRVFGAKIGNNVTIKPKVNIKYPWFLEIGNYVWIGENVWIDNLTTVTLCDNCCLSQGAMLLTGNHNYTKSTFDLILGQIKIENGAWIGAKATVCPGVTVHSHAVLTVNSVATKDLEAYGIYQGNPCLFVKTRNLTN from the coding sequence ATGGAAAAGACCTCCAGAGCCCAAACCAGTCTGTCAAAATATAACAACAGCTGGTACAAACCTGGCAGCAAATTGAAACAATTGGCCTGGCATGTTACAGGCCGGATATTTGTCAACACCTATCTGCCAATTCCGATGTTTATTAAAGCATTGGTTTTAAGAGTTTTTGGAGCGAAAATCGGTAATAATGTTACTATCAAACCAAAAGTAAATATAAAATATCCCTGGTTTCTGGAAATAGGTAATTACGTGTGGATTGGAGAAAATGTGTGGATAGATAACCTGACGACCGTTACTTTATGTGACAATTGCTGTCTATCTCAAGGAGCTATGTTACTGACTGGAAACCATAATTATACAAAGAGTACATTTGACCTGATTTTAGGTCAGATAAAAATTGAAAACGGGGCCTGGATTGGTGCAAAAGCGACGGTTTGCCCAGGTGTTACTGTTCATTCACACGCTGTTTTAACCGTTAATTCGGTAGCTACCAAAGATTTGGAAGCTTATGGTATTTATCAGGGAAATCCCTGTTTGTTTGTTAAAACAAGAAATCTGACAAATTGA
- a CDS encoding glycosyltransferase family 2 protein, whose amino-acid sequence MKVSIITVVYNGAATIRHCIESVLSQNFDSIEYIIVDGNSTDGTKEIIASYGSKISKFISEPDKGIYDAMNKGVKLATGDVVGILNADDFYADANIISDVVKAMNQSDADACYGDLNYVDGQNETVIKRNWVSGQYKPNSFLMGWMPPHPTFFVKKKCYEQFGDFRLDMGSAADYEIMLRFIFKYGIKLTYIPKVLVKMRTGGVSNNTLKNRIKANNNDRKAWRVNDIKPWFFTLLLKPVRKIVQFI is encoded by the coding sequence TTGAAAGTAAGTATAATCACGGTTGTTTATAACGGGGCTGCAACCATCAGGCATTGCATAGAATCTGTTTTGAGCCAAAATTTTGATTCAATTGAATATATTATTGTTGACGGAAATTCGACCGACGGCACGAAGGAAATAATAGCTTCCTATGGTTCAAAAATTAGCAAATTCATAAGTGAACCTGACAAGGGAATTTATGATGCCATGAATAAGGGAGTAAAACTTGCAACGGGCGACGTGGTAGGAATTTTGAATGCAGACGATTTTTATGCGGATGCGAACATCATTTCGGATGTAGTTAAGGCAATGAATCAATCGGATGCAGACGCCTGTTATGGTGATTTAAATTATGTGGATGGGCAAAATGAAACAGTAATTAAGCGTAACTGGGTTTCGGGCCAATATAAACCGAATTCTTTTTTAATGGGCTGGATGCCACCGCATCCTACTTTTTTTGTTAAAAAGAAGTGTTATGAGCAATTCGGTGATTTTCGTCTTGATATGGGAAGTGCAGCGGATTATGAAATAATGTTGCGCTTTATATTCAAATATGGAATAAAATTGACTTATATTCCAAAGGTTTTAGTAAAAATGAGAACTGGCGGGGTAAGTAACAATACTCTAAAGAATCGGATCAAGGCAAATAACAACGATAGAAAAGCCTGGCGGGTAAACGATATAAAACCGTGGTTTTTTACTTTATTGCTTAAACCTGTCCGGAAAATTGTTCAATTTATTTGA
- a CDS encoding MraY family glycosyltransferase: protein MELQLPTYILSEGVFNNMIHHDVYQCILSFLIACFLSIISIPIIINLSNLLHLTAKPGFRSSHETETPTLGGIAIFASTLISYFLWPHSENIVDSNLISLSITGVIILFFLGLKDDILALDSTKKLLVQICASLILVAMGNFKIDNFYGIFGIHHIPYFVSIPLTVFVFIAIINAINLIDGIDGLAGGISLIAGIGFGIWFILNNHFSFGCLAFAMSGSLLGFLRFNFSKTSKIFMGDTGSLIIGYLLSIFAVEFLSLNVSYQNDSTAYFNAPIIVMVLLIVPIFDTLRVFIVRIVKGGSPFVADRNHMHHILIDSGLNHFWASFTLWMITIVNTALFFTFHGDISNTASLYIYIGMFIAYMVIAYYLKRRAVSIKEKKKFLNHPSLH from the coding sequence ATGGAACTACAATTACCAACCTATATATTAAGTGAAGGAGTCTTCAACAACATGATCCATCATGATGTCTATCAATGTATTCTTTCATTTTTAATAGCCTGTTTTTTATCCATTATTTCAATTCCCATCATAATAAACCTTTCCAATCTTCTGCACCTTACGGCCAAGCCAGGTTTCAGAAGTTCGCATGAAACAGAAACGCCTACTTTGGGAGGAATTGCCATATTTGCCTCAACATTAATATCTTATTTTCTTTGGCCACATTCGGAAAATATAGTTGATTCAAACCTGATCAGTCTATCTATAACGGGTGTGATTATTCTGTTTTTCCTGGGTCTTAAAGATGATATCCTTGCGCTGGATTCAACCAAGAAATTGCTGGTTCAGATCTGCGCTTCGCTGATCTTAGTAGCAATGGGAAATTTTAAAATTGATAACTTTTACGGTATTTTCGGAATTCATCATATTCCGTACTTTGTGAGCATTCCGCTTACTGTTTTTGTATTTATTGCCATCATTAATGCAATTAACCTTATTGATGGAATTGATGGACTGGCAGGAGGTATCAGTTTAATTGCCGGGATTGGTTTCGGAATCTGGTTTATCCTCAACAATCACTTTTCCTTCGGTTGTCTTGCATTTGCAATGTCAGGCTCATTGTTAGGATTTTTAAGATTCAATTTCTCTAAAACAAGCAAAATCTTCATGGGCGACACCGGCTCACTCATAATTGGATATCTGTTGTCGATTTTTGCTGTTGAATTTTTATCATTGAATGTTAGCTATCAAAATGACAGCACGGCTTATTTCAACGCACCTATTATCGTGATGGTTTTATTGATTGTTCCGATTTTTGATACACTCCGTGTTTTTATTGTTCGGATTGTGAAAGGCGGATCTCCTTTTGTGGCGGATAGAAACCACATGCACCACATTCTGATTGATTCTGGTCTGAATCATTTTTGGGCATCGTTTACACTCTGGATGATAACCATTGTTAACACAGCATTGTTCTTCACTTTCCATGGCGACATTTCCAATACGGCTTCCCTTTACATATACATCGGGATGTTTATCGCTTACATGGTGATCGCTTATTATTTAAAAAGACGAGCTGTTAGTATAAAAGAGAAAAAAAAATTCCTTAATCATCCATCCTTACACTAG